CGATTACGGACTCAAGCATCACCGGAAATGTGACCACCGGCGGGTTTGATGGCGGCGGGATTCATCAGGCTGCAGGCACGTTGTCGCTTGATGGAACAACCATTGCCGAAAATACCGCAGCCGGAGATGGTGGTGGTATCTTTGCGACCGTAGAGACATTGACCGTTGATACATCAACGATTCAAAGCAATGGGGCTGATGGTTTTTCAGGTAGTGGTGGCGGAATCTACCTGGGCTCGGGAACCCTGTCGATAGCCGATACATCGATCAGCGAAAATAGAGCCAACCGTGCCGGTGGTGGTATCGAAGTGGTATCGGCAACAACGACGACATTGAGCAATGTTGATTTCCTTCGCAATAACGCCGGTGTTCTGCCAGCGGTTGGAAATCCTGGCAACGGGGGTGCTTTGCATGTCACCGGCAACGGCAATGTGACTATCGTGGATGGTTCAGCAGAAGAGAACACAGCCGCTAGTGAAGGAGGCGCGTTCTGGAATGGCAGCGGGACGATGTCGATCGATGGAACAACAATCAGCTCGAATACCGCCAGCGGAAATGCGGGGGACGAGGGCGGCGGCGGTGTGTTCAATCATGCTGGAACACTGACGATTGAAAACGCGACATTTTCTGGAAATCAAGCCGATGGAATCGCGGGTAGTGGCGGATCCATCTTTTCTTTAGCGGGTACAGTCACGATCGATGATTCGAGCATTGGTACGAGCTCGGCTAATCGTGCGGGCGGTGGGATCGAAGTCGTTGTAGGCGACGTCACACTGACTAACGTTGATCTTTTCAGCAACGATGTCGCTGGACTCGGGACGACAGCAATCGCCCCCAATCCTGGAAACGGTGGCGGATTGCACATTTCCTCTAATGCCACCGTGACCCTCGTCGGCGGACTTGTGCGAAACAACACGGCACGGGACGAAGGCGGTGGATTGTGGAACAGTGCTACCGGTACGATGACGCTAACGGGTACTACCGTTACGTTGAACACGGCTACCGGATCCAACGCGGCTAACGCGGCTCAGGGCGGTGGCGGGCTGTTCAACGATGGCGGTCTCCTAACCATTCAAGCGGGCTCGATCATAACGGAGAATTCCGCACTCGATCCCGACGGTCCGACGACCAATGATGACGGCGGTGGTGGAGTCTTCAATAACGGCGGAATGCTGACAATCACCGGCGGAACGACTCGTATCACGGGTAACTTGGCGACCGATGGCGCCGGTAACGGTGGGGGCTTGTTGACGATTGGCGGTGTTGTCGTCATCACCGACGCGACCGTTTCTGCGAATTCGGCGGCACGAGCTGGTGGCGGTATCGAAAACAATGCGGCGAATTTGACATTGACCAACGTGATTGTCGGTGGTGGCAATCTGGTAGATGGAAACTTAGCTGGCGTCAATGGTGGCGGACTTCACGCCAGTGGTTTGGCCGTAACGCAAGTCGATGGCGGAACGTTCACAAACAATCAAGCGGGTGAAGAAGGCGGTGGATTGTGGAATGGTGCCGGCACGATGATGGTCTCCGGAACCATGATCGATGGCAACACCGCGTCTGGGACGGCGGCGGCTCAAGCGGGTGGAGGTGCCTTCAATAGCATCGGAACACTCACGCTAGATGGCGTCACGCTAACCAACAACATTGCCAATTCAGACGCTGCGTCGGGCGGCGGCGCCTTCAATGACCAAGGAACCATGCATGTATTGAACTCCACCATTCACGGCAACGATTTGTGTGCCCTCGCCTATCTGCGTCCGAGTGGCTCGATCGTCGACAACGATTTTGGCGTGAACGTGGGCGGCAATCTCTGTCCGCTGCTCGGAACCGACAACGATGACATCATCCGAGTAACAAACAAGACGATAACGATCAACGCCGATTCGTTGTTCTACGATGACGACACGCTCGGCAGGATCGCGATCGAAGCGGGACTTGGCAACGATCAATTCGAAATTCGCTCGACGGATGCCGACAATCCGATCACGGCCGACGCGGGAGCGGGTGACGATATCGTTCATATCTCGTCGGATGCACCGGCCGACGCTGGAACTCTCGATGGCATTTTGGGCGATATTGATGTGATCGGTGGAAGTCATGAGTCGACCGATGAAGTCACTGAGACCGTCACGAGCCGCCGATCTCCGAGTGAAAATGCGTCGGTATCAACGACCACGGCGATCGGTGATGTCATGCTTATCAGCGACGATTCCGATGCTGGAAACAACGCCTATACCTTGACTTCCAACACGTTCCAGCGAACGGGTCCAGCGGCAACGGGAGTGATTTCCTATCTGACGACCGAAACAATCGACATTGAAACAGGCAATGGGAACGACGTTCTTTCCATTGCATCGACGGCCGCAGAAAGTCAAGCAACGATTAGAACGAGCGAAGGAGATGATGACGTACATGTCGTTCGCACGGGAACGGATAGCATTCTTCGGCTCGTGACGGAAAACGGCGCAGATCACCTAACGGTTGAAACGACCGGCCTTCGTAGTGTGATCGACATCGACTTGGGCAATCAAAACGATGCGTTGACCCTACTCGATCGCGGCACCGGGTCGGGCATCAACGCTTCGACAGGAGCGGGATCGGATACGATCGTTGTCGGTGGTGCCGTTGCCTCCGCGCCAATCGTGACCCACTCCACGGCTGTCATCGCGATTCAAAGTGCGGCTGGCGAAGACATGTTTGACGTCAACGAAGTCTTCTTTGAAACGGTCGTCGAACTAAGTGGTGGTGATGACAATGACACGTTCAACTTGAACGCCAAAGGTACCGATGCGGCCGGCTTTTTAGGCCGAATCAATGACGACCCGATCGGTAGTGGCGGACAGGACGCGCAAGCGAAGACACGCGAGTTGTTGATTGACGGAGGTGAAAACGGTAACGCGACGCAAACGTATATTGAAGGAGTCATTGTCACTCCCGACGACATCGCTTCGGAAACGCAAGTGCCCAATCAAGATGTTGGGGATACAATCAACGTCAATGCTCAAAGTGCGGCAGCGTCGCTTGATTTGCGTTATGCGATTACGGGTGCGTCGCAAGGCGTCTTGGCAACGACGGTGCCAAATGCCGTTCAAGCGAATCGTGAAACGATCGGAAACGAGGTTGTCGATTCCTTGTTCGTCGAAAACATCAATATCCATTCCGGATCGGCTGATGATATTCTCACTGTCACAAGTAGTATCCCGTACGGAATTGAACAAAGTCATCAAGCCATCCGTTTTGATGGGGACAATGGTGACAGCGATCGATTGGAAGTATTGGGTACCGACCAAGCGGATCGCGTCACCGTCGGTTTTATCAATGGGGATGCAACGAACGAACCTATCGAAATACACGGCGTGGAATACCTTCGTGTCGACGGCTTGGACGATAACGACCAGATCTCGAATCAAACCGATGCCATTAGCGTCCTCAACGGTGGCGAAGGAATGGACACAATGCTAGGGGGTAGCGCGGCGGATGCGCTCACCGGTGGTCCAGGCGTCGACAATTTGTTCGGGCGCAACGGCAATGACGTCCTGTTCTCGGAACGCGATTATGGATCAGATCAGAATTATATTACCAATGGTGAATTGCTTGATGGTGGCGGGCAAGACAATCTCAATCCAGGCGATGTATGCGTTCAAATCGGGCTCGACCTGGTTCGAAATTGCGAAGTACTGGCTGATGGAGGAGCGGAAAAGGATGTACTGACTTGGCTGCGTGCAAGACTCATTCCCGGCGACTCGATCTCGTTTGCGGGGGATAGCGACCAACTTGAGCCCTTCGGCCCCATCCAATTTCCTGCGTCTGAGCTAGAGGCAACCACGGAACCGAGTTCGCTGTCCGACGCAGCGCCTTCAATCTCAAATGCAAACCCAATCCTGGCTCAAGGCGAGCGCATTTATGATGTGAATCGTGACGGGCTTGTTACGCCGCTCGACGCCGTTATCGTCATCAATCGGATGAACGACCTGGAAACCAAGGGAGCGAATGCGGAAACAGAACTCTCGATAAGTGAGCGACTGCGAGAAGATGTGGATGGCGATGGCAAGGTATCGGCTCTTGATGCCTTGTTGGTCATCAACATGTTAAACGAAGCTGCGGAACCAATGAGGTCGGCGGTAGAGAGTGAATCGACATCCGTTGCGAATGCGTCGAACCACTGGGCAGCTTCCGTCGATCAAGCGTTCGAGAGTGCCAACGATTGGAGCGACGATGACGATGCCAATGATCCCTTAGGTGTCGGGTTGTTATTCTAGCCCCTAACGTCGATTGCCGCTCCGAGGTCCGATTCGGAAAGCCTCTTCCGCAGGGCAGCGATAGTTGGACTTGACCATCGGCGGCCGCTGCCCCAACCGGAGAAATAGAGGATTGCAAATTACAAATGGAACAGAGCAAAATCAATAATGTCTATCGAAAGCCGCACTTATCCTATATGTTCGTCATCATTCCGAGCGATAGTCAGCCGTCGAATTTCCGGTAAGATACATCGTCGTTGAGCGAACGGCGTCCTGCGAACGACCGCTCGCCTCCTTTAGGCCCCCACAATCGAGGCAGAGTCATGGCAAGAAATAAGAAACCTCGGCTGCGTCGTCGAGGATCGTCACAACGGGCACGGACTCCCCGACGTGATGTCTACGTTGAGTCGGATTTACAATTTCCGGCCGCTGATGCAGGAACCGAGGGTGAACTAACAGAAGACGAGGCGTACGAGGTCGCGTTGACGATGCATCCTGATCTCTTTGAAATGCAACAACAATCCGTTTTGCCGGAGGAATTCACAGATTCGGGTGGAAATGTCTGGAGCCCGGAAATGCACTTGCAAATGCATGCGTTGATTGAACGTCAATTGTCAATGAATGAGCCAGCAGGAATTCGAGATCGAGCCGCTGAATTGGAACAGCGTGATGAGTTGCATCCTCACGAGATTCGTCACGTGTTCGCCGCCGCAATGGCCACGATGATCTGGGAGATGACTCAGGAGGAAATCGCATTCGACGATCAACGCTATTTTGAGCTTATCAAAGAACATTACGAAGAATTCTTGGCGACGTTGTTGTAGCAAATTCGGTCCGCGGCGGTGGTCGATCGTGCCTTCGACGCAACATCTACGACACGCGGCCACGCCAAGCCGTTCTTCTTCCAATCAACTGCTGAGCCAAGGCAATCCACTGGATCGCAATAAAGATAACGATCGACAAGCTATGCAAAACGACACCGATCCACGGTTGCTTCAGTGATCGTGCTGCCATCACCCTTGGCAGTAAAGAAACAAAGACAGCCGCGGTTGCGACGACGATCCCTAGCGTCGACTTTGCAATGATTGCCAACACGAGCGCAACGATTGGTACGACATTCGCGCCGATGAACAGCATACTAAATGGAACGATCAAAACGGGACTGGCGATTCCCTCGGTAGCGTTTTTCAGCAGTCCCCGAATGACCTCTCCGCCGCTTCGGTACATTCGGCATCGAGCCAAATCGCTTCCATCAATGACATCCGTCGCCAAATTGGCTTTGCGGTAAATCCGCGGCAGTTTTAAGCCATCGTGGCGCGACGAGCGAATCGCCTCGTGAGTTCCGGCACTCTTGTAATCCCCCTTCTTCGTTAAAAACAGTTGGCCGCAACCAGCCGCGTACGCTGGCGATTTGCTCATCCGCATCCGCGCAAAAGGAAGAAATCCTAACAGTACATAGTGCATCAGTGGGATCAAGAGTTTTTCGAGGATCGTTCCTGTCTCTTGATGTGGGAACGAACTTAACAGAGCGACGTTCGTGCGCTGCATTCGCTGAACGAGATTTGATACCGCTGTATCAGACAGGCGAACGTCCGCATCTAAGAATAGCAACCAGTGGAAGCCAGCTTCGGCAGCCAACTGATAACAGGCATATTGTTTCCCATTCCAATTTTCTGGAAGTGGCTTCCCGTTCACGCAGCGGACTCGCGAATCCGACGCCGCGATCTCTGCAACGCGATCCGCTGTTGCATCAGCGCTATGATCATCGAGAACAACAACTTCAATTTCGACGTTTCGACTCTTTAGTACCGATTCGACGCACTCAGTAATCGACTCTTCTTCGTTTCGAGCCGGTATCAGAACCGACACTTTTACATTGCCTGCATGATTTGCCTTGCACGGTTGGAACAAAAACAAGGGCAGATTGCGAAGAAACGTCGCGGCAGGAATCGCAGACAAGAGCAAGCCCATGATCGCCAAGAGGGTGCTCATTGACATTATTCGAACTGTTTTCCATGTGACGCCTTCAAGCGTTTTCCCGCCAGCAGGGCGCGGATCCGGCGCATCGTATCGTACATTGGACCGCTGCCCTTTTTACCCGATAGCAGATTTCGAAAGGGCTTTGAGTCACGCGAGATGACTAAAGCTGCCAAATCGGCTTGCGTTTTTCGTAGTTCACCCGTCAATCGAATCTGCCATTCGCTCTTTGTCATCTGACCCGACTTAGCAACGTCGATGAATGCACCCATTTTGCAGAGCACTTCGGGCAAACGTTCTTCCCAGAACGCATACTCGAGAGACATTGGGACGACGAAACCATGGTCGAGACCACTGCAAAGATGGGCAAGGCC
The DNA window shown above is from Novipirellula aureliae and carries:
- a CDS encoding dockerin type I domain-containing protein, which codes for MAFPSRRKFRSIRQSFFGSAKIEEQKSSKRRSFRARLEQLEDRRLLAVGALPLPAAPQVTDTTNIAIVAGLLQVSDTGDASDDDFLISYAGGVYTITDNNGAEIKTSIAGATGDGTDRVTIPDTGITGIEFNTLGGNDTLRIDQTGGNLAVPLAFLGGDDDDELILVGGTATDVTFSYDTENDGNIEIDGQFISYTGLEPITSTIDAVNIVLNYGAAEETITVSAAGVGQTNVDSDVGGETTTFNNPSGSLTINPQAEDEEGGDRIILGAVGSDFDADLSIHAGPDDAITIESPVADVGSGNVVLTAGNIQFTEGTIRTSGTVMISSPNIELTGTQFDDVLAITATSEDSGSFQLESNGLAGPSVEFIAASRLSFSGLDGDDILRISNPTEGLFRPDGGITFNGGDQTNADTLEVYGGIADHVEHVFANDSDGTIAYDGGTEPTILYDGLEPVIDTITASTRTFTFTGGAETITLGDGAAKADGLNQIDSTLGESVLFQSPTLTLQVNAGTGDDTIDVTALDSLYTASTILSGGSEIDTLTITGATFKTNDQGRGLELREMETATITTTTINDNTVDGPGAGLLVDAGDVTITDSSITGNVTTGGFDGGGIHQAAGTLSLDGTTIAENTAAGDGGGIFATVETLTVDTSTIQSNGADGFSGSGGGIYLGSGTLSIADTSISENRANRAGGGIEVVSATTTTLSNVDFLRNNAGVLPAVGNPGNGGALHVTGNGNVTIVDGSAEENTAASEGGAFWNGSGTMSIDGTTISSNTASGNAGDEGGGGVFNHAGTLTIENATFSGNQADGIAGSGGSIFSLAGTVTIDDSSIGTSSANRAGGGIEVVVGDVTLTNVDLFSNDVAGLGTTAIAPNPGNGGGLHISSNATVTLVGGLVRNNTARDEGGGLWNSATGTMTLTGTTVTLNTATGSNAANAAQGGGGLFNDGGLLTIQAGSIITENSALDPDGPTTNDDGGGGVFNNGGMLTITGGTTRITGNLATDGAGNGGGLLTIGGVVVITDATVSANSAARAGGGIENNAANLTLTNVIVGGGNLVDGNLAGVNGGGLHASGLAVTQVDGGTFTNNQAGEEGGGLWNGAGTMMVSGTMIDGNTASGTAAAQAGGGAFNSIGTLTLDGVTLTNNIANSDAASGGGAFNDQGTMHVLNSTIHGNDLCALAYLRPSGSIVDNDFGVNVGGNLCPLLGTDNDDIIRVTNKTITINADSLFYDDDTLGRIAIEAGLGNDQFEIRSTDADNPITADAGAGDDIVHISSDAPADAGTLDGILGDIDVIGGSHESTDEVTETVTSRRSPSENASVSTTTAIGDVMLISDDSDAGNNAYTLTSNTFQRTGPAATGVISYLTTETIDIETGNGNDVLSIASTAAESQATIRTSEGDDDVHVVRTGTDSILRLVTENGADHLTVETTGLRSVIDIDLGNQNDALTLLDRGTGSGINASTGAGSDTIVVGGAVASAPIVTHSTAVIAIQSAAGEDMFDVNEVFFETVVELSGGDDNDTFNLNAKGTDAAGFLGRINDDPIGSGGQDAQAKTRELLIDGGENGNATQTYIEGVIVTPDDIASETQVPNQDVGDTINVNAQSAAASLDLRYAITGASQGVLATTVPNAVQANRETIGNEVVDSLFVENINIHSGSADDILTVTSSIPYGIEQSHQAIRFDGDNGDSDRLEVLGTDQADRVTVGFINGDATNEPIEIHGVEYLRVDGLDDNDQISNQTDAISVLNGGEGMDTMLGGSAADALTGGPGVDNLFGRNGNDVLFSERDYGSDQNYITNGELLDGGGQDNLNPGDVCVQIGLDLVRNCEVLADGGAEKDVLTWLRARLIPGDSISFAGDSDQLEPFGPIQFPASELEATTEPSSLSDAAPSISNANPILAQGERIYDVNRDGLVTPLDAVIVINRMNDLETKGANAETELSISERLREDVDGDGKVSALDALLVINMLNEAAEPMRSAVESESTSVANASNHWAASVDQAFESANDWSDDDDANDPLGVGLLF
- a CDS encoding DUF1841 family protein, whose translation is MARNKKPRLRRRGSSQRARTPRRDVYVESDLQFPAADAGTEGELTEDEAYEVALTMHPDLFEMQQQSVLPEEFTDSGGNVWSPEMHLQMHALIERQLSMNEPAGIRDRAAELEQRDELHPHEIRHVFAAAMATMIWEMTQEEIAFDDQRYFELIKEHYEEFLATLL
- a CDS encoding glycosyltransferase family 2 protein, coding for MSTLLAIMGLLLSAIPAATFLRNLPLFLFQPCKANHAGNVKVSVLIPARNEEESITECVESVLKSRNVEIEVVVLDDHSADATADRVAEIAASDSRVRCVNGKPLPENWNGKQYACYQLAAEAGFHWLLFLDADVRLSDTAVSNLVQRMQRTNVALLSSFPHQETGTILEKLLIPLMHYVLLGFLPFARMRMSKSPAYAAGCGQLFLTKKGDYKSAGTHEAIRSSRHDGLKLPRIYRKANLATDVIDGSDLARCRMYRSGGEVIRGLLKNATEGIASPVLIVPFSMLFIGANVVPIVALVLAIIAKSTLGIVVATAAVFVSLLPRVMAARSLKQPWIGVVLHSLSIVIFIAIQWIALAQQLIGRRTAWRGRVS